A genomic stretch from Bosea sp. F3-2 includes:
- a CDS encoding thioredoxin family protein, translating into MRRIFGGCFLGKAVLALGLLAPGLTLASESAPVTSPRVTATLLSSRDTVTPGERFKVALVQKLAPHWHTYWLNPGDSGEPTRIQWDLPAGATAGDIQWPAPKAIRVEPLVNFGFEGTVLLPVEIAVPADAKAGETFTLKADATWLVCEKICIPEEGSFTLDLPIAAAGGVDEAAQARIDAALAVLPKPAPFRGRLRSAGDKLALELPGLPSGASDLRFFPVLDTLIEHAADQSLSAGEKPALTLVRSGAFKLQEPEVSGVLTFSENGEAKAVTLAADADPALLTAAGTAPSEARPAVVRIPVPVEGADLTIWAALALAFAGGLILNLMPCVLPVLFIKALGFAQLAHAHRSAVREQGLLFLCGVLIAFTVLAGAVVALGALGNSVGWGFQLQSPPLVIALAVVMVLIGLNLLGAFEIGTSVTGLGDGLASRGGRFGAFMTGVLAVIVATPCTAPFMGAAMGYAVTQPPAVAFSVFVALALGFALPVVALSFAPGLLRLLPKPGRWMLVLKQAFAFPMFATAVWLIWVASVQSGPQGVLAALVAVLAAGFVVWLVGVTRGSLPRRVFGSVLAVLVVLGAGWFTVQNAVPGATTEARAGDIEAWSPERVAALQAEGKPVFVNFTAAWCITCIANERVALSRQEVKDAFASLGVTYLKADWTNRDARIAKALAEQGRAGVPLYLFYPGSKDGQAEILPQLLTADTLIAAAERAAGRGVKTAANRP; encoded by the coding sequence ATGCGGCGCATTTTCGGTGGGTGTTTCCTGGGCAAGGCCGTGCTGGCGCTGGGGTTGCTGGCGCCCGGCCTGACGCTGGCGAGCGAGTCCGCTCCGGTGACGTCGCCGCGCGTCACCGCGACGCTGCTGTCGAGCCGCGACACGGTGACGCCGGGCGAGCGCTTCAAGGTCGCGCTGGTCCAGAAGCTCGCCCCGCACTGGCATACCTATTGGCTGAACCCCGGCGATTCCGGCGAGCCGACGCGGATCCAGTGGGACCTGCCCGCCGGCGCGACGGCCGGAGACATCCAATGGCCGGCGCCGAAGGCGATCCGGGTCGAGCCGCTCGTCAATTTCGGTTTCGAGGGCACGGTGTTGCTGCCGGTCGAGATCGCCGTGCCGGCCGACGCCAAAGCCGGTGAGACTTTCACGCTGAAGGCCGATGCCACCTGGCTGGTCTGCGAGAAGATCTGCATTCCCGAGGAAGGTTCGTTCACGCTCGACCTGCCGATCGCGGCCGCGGGCGGGGTCGACGAAGCGGCCCAGGCGCGCATCGATGCAGCGCTGGCGGTCCTGCCGAAGCCAGCGCCGTTCCGGGGCAGGCTCCGCAGCGCGGGTGACAAGCTCGCGCTGGAGCTGCCGGGGCTGCCGTCCGGCGCGAGCGATCTGCGCTTCTTTCCTGTTCTGGATACGCTGATCGAGCATGCGGCAGACCAGTCGCTCTCTGCCGGCGAGAAACCGGCGCTGACGCTGGTGCGCTCCGGCGCCTTCAAGCTGCAGGAGCCCGAGGTTTCCGGCGTCCTGACCTTCAGCGAGAACGGCGAGGCCAAGGCCGTGACGCTCGCCGCCGATGCCGATCCGGCGCTGCTGACCGCGGCCGGAACAGCCCCGTCGGAGGCTCGGCCCGCCGTGGTGCGGATTCCGGTTCCGGTCGAGGGCGCCGATCTGACGATCTGGGCGGCACTGGCGCTGGCCTTCGCCGGCGGGCTGATCCTCAACCTGATGCCCTGCGTGCTGCCGGTGCTCTTCATCAAGGCGCTCGGCTTTGCCCAGCTCGCCCATGCCCATCGCAGCGCGGTGCGCGAACAAGGTTTGCTCTTCCTCTGCGGCGTGCTCATCGCCTTCACGGTGCTGGCCGGTGCGGTGGTCGCGCTGGGAGCATTGGGCAACAGCGTCGGCTGGGGCTTCCAGCTCCAGTCCCCGCCCCTCGTCATCGCGCTGGCGGTGGTGATGGTGCTGATCGGCCTGAATCTGCTCGGCGCCTTCGAGATCGGTACTTCGGTGACCGGCCTTGGCGACGGTCTCGCCAGCCGGGGCGGCCGCTTCGGTGCCTTCATGACCGGCGTGCTGGCCGTGATCGTGGCGACGCCCTGCACGGCGCCCTTCATGGGGGCGGCGATGGGTTATGCGGTGACGCAGCCGCCGGCGGTCGCTTTCTCCGTCTTCGTGGCGCTGGCGCTCGGCTTTGCGCTGCCGGTCGTGGCGCTCTCCTTCGCGCCCGGCCTGCTGCGCCTGCTGCCGAAGCCCGGCCGCTGGATGCTGGTTCTGAAGCAGGCCTTCGCCTTTCCGATGTTCGCGACCGCGGTCTGGCTGATCTGGGTCGCCTCGGTGCAGAGCGGCCCGCAGGGCGTGCTGGCGGCGCTCGTCGCCGTGCTGGCGGCCGGCTTCGTCGTCTGGCTCGTCGGGGTCACGCGCGGGTCTCTGCCGCGTCGCGTCTTCGGCTCGGTGCTGGCGGTGCTGGTCGTGCTCGGCGCGGGCTGGTTCACGGTCCAGAACGCCGTTCCCGGCGCGACGACCGAAGCGCGTGCTGGCGACATCGAGGCCTGGTCGCCCGAGCGCGTCGCGGCGCTGCAGGCTGAAGGAAAGCCGGTCTTCGTCAACTTCACGGCGGCCTGGTGCATCACCTGCATCGCGAACGAGCGGGTCGCGCTGTCCCGGCAGGAGGTGAAGGACGCCTTCGCGAGCCTTGGCGTGACCTATCTCAAGGCGGACTGGACCAATCGCGATGCGCGCATCGCCAAGGCGCTAGCCGAGCAGGGCCGCGCCGGCGTGCCGCTCTACCTGTTTTATCCGGGCAGCAAGGACGGGCAGGCGGAGATCCTGCCGCAGCTCCTGACGGCGGACACCTTGATCGCGGCGGCCGAACGGGCCGCCGGGCGCGGCGTGAAGACCGCGGCGAACCGTCCCTGA
- a CDS encoding ABC transporter ATP-binding protein, whose translation MGAALESVIEIKGLSLTFTRDGEETEVLHKLDLNVGRGEFLAIVGPSGVGKSTLLRVIAGLAKPSGGEVVINAKDATRRPVALVFQDSRLLPWRKVVSNVGFGLEGRASRSERLAKAGEMLDLVGLGSLAQRWPHQLSGGQRQRVSLARALAVEPEILLMDEPFSALDALTRETLQDELIRVWQRTGKTVLFVTHDIDEAAYLADRVVILSGAPGQIIAEHRIDAARPRRRGAAAEAEIVRAVRQGLGADIVMDGAAI comes from the coding sequence ATGGGTGCTGCGTTGGAAAGCGTGATCGAGATCAAGGGCCTGTCGCTGACCTTCACCCGCGACGGCGAAGAGACCGAGGTGCTGCACAAGCTCGATCTCAATGTCGGCCGCGGCGAGTTCCTCGCCATCGTCGGCCCTTCCGGTGTCGGCAAGTCGACGCTGCTGCGCGTCATCGCGGGGCTCGCGAAGCCGAGTGGCGGCGAGGTCGTGATCAATGCCAAGGATGCGACACGCCGACCGGTCGCCCTCGTCTTTCAGGATTCGCGGCTGCTGCCCTGGCGCAAGGTCGTGTCCAATGTCGGCTTCGGCCTGGAAGGCCGGGCCTCGCGCTCCGAGCGCCTGGCGAAGGCCGGCGAGATGCTCGATCTCGTCGGCCTGGGCTCGCTGGCGCAACGCTGGCCGCATCAGCTTTCGGGCGGGCAGCGCCAGCGCGTCTCGTTGGCGCGTGCGCTTGCGGTCGAGCCGGAGATTCTGCTGATGGACGAGCCCTTCTCGGCTCTCGATGCCCTCACCCGCGAAACCCTGCAGGATGAGTTGATTCGCGTCTGGCAGCGCACCGGCAAAACCGTGCTCTTCGTCACCCACGACATCGACGAAGCCGCCTATCTCGCCGACCGGGTCGTGATTCTCTCGGGCGCTCCCGGGCAGATCATCGCCGAGCACCGCATCGACGCGGCCCGCCCCCGCCGGCGCGGTGCCGCAGCCGAGGCCGAAATCGTGCGGGCCGTCCGCCAGGGGCTCGGCGCCGACATCGTCATGGATGGTGCCGCGATCTGA
- a CDS encoding Lrp/AsnC family transcriptional regulator, which translates to MDAIDRKILTVLQADANISIAELADRVGLSQTPCWKRIQKLEQAGVILKRVALVAPEKIGLGLTVFVQIETADHSGPWLEKFAQMVAAMPEVMEFYRMAGDVDYMLRVVVADMAAYDGFYKKLIETIPLKNVTSRFAMERIKATTAYKVPDLPRD; encoded by the coding sequence ATGGACGCCATCGACCGGAAAATTCTCACTGTCCTGCAGGCCGACGCGAATATTTCCATCGCCGAACTGGCCGATCGCGTCGGGCTCTCGCAGACGCCGTGCTGGAAGCGCATCCAGAAACTCGAACAGGCCGGAGTGATCCTGAAGCGCGTCGCGCTGGTGGCACCGGAGAAGATCGGGCTGGGGCTCACCGTCTTCGTCCAGATCGAGACCGCGGACCATTCCGGCCCCTGGCTGGAGAAATTCGCGCAGATGGTCGCGGCGATGCCGGAGGTGATGGAGTTCTATCGGATGGCTGGTGATGTCGACTACATGCTGCGCGTCGTCGTCGCCGACATGGCCGCCTATGACGGCTTCTACAAGAAGCTGATCGAGACGATCCCGCTCAAGAACGTGACCTCGCGCTTCGCCATGGAGCGGATCAAGGCGACGACGGCCTACAAGGTACCGGATCTGCCACGCGACTGA
- a CDS encoding SDR family NAD(P)-dependent oxidoreductase, with the protein MTSHPALAPTHVAVITGGASGIGFAAARAFADRGMRIVIADRDAEALKAAGQVLATLIGDENVLAVGTDVSRRDEIAHLHEAVIARFGKVHVLMNNAGTQPGSAIFGPQDNWERTLAVNLGGIVAGTQLFGPEMIAHGEPALIINTGSKQGITTPPGDPAYNVSKAGVKVFTEALQHELRNTEGCKVSAHLLIPGFVFTPLTARGRVEKPDGAWTPEQTVDFMLERLAAGDFYILCPDGETSRALDEKRMAWAMGDIIENRPPLSRWHKEYGEAFKASLDKD; encoded by the coding sequence ATGACCAGCCACCCCGCTCTCGCTCCCACCCATGTGGCCGTCATCACCGGCGGCGCCTCCGGCATAGGCTTCGCCGCCGCCCGCGCCTTCGCGGATCGCGGTATGAGGATCGTGATCGCGGACAGGGACGCCGAGGCGCTGAAGGCAGCCGGGCAGGTTCTGGCGACGCTGATCGGTGACGAGAATGTGCTTGCGGTCGGAACCGACGTCTCGCGCCGGGACGAGATCGCCCATCTGCATGAGGCGGTCATCGCCCGCTTCGGCAAGGTCCATGTCCTGATGAACAATGCCGGTACACAGCCGGGCAGCGCGATCTTCGGGCCGCAGGACAACTGGGAGCGCACGCTCGCCGTCAACCTCGGCGGCATCGTCGCCGGCACGCAGCTCTTCGGGCCCGAGATGATCGCCCATGGCGAGCCGGCGCTGATCATCAACACCGGCTCGAAGCAAGGCATCACCACCCCACCGGGCGATCCAGCCTACAATGTCTCCAAGGCCGGAGTGAAGGTCTTCACCGAGGCGCTGCAGCACGAGCTGCGCAATACCGAGGGCTGCAAGGTCAGCGCCCATCTGCTGATTCCCGGCTTCGTCTTCACCCCGCTGACGGCGCGCGGACGCGTCGAGAAGCCGGACGGCGCCTGGACGCCGGAGCAGACCGTGGATTTCATGCTGGAGCGGCTCGCGGCTGGGGACTTCTACATCCTCTGCCCCGACGGCGAGACGAGCCGCGCCCTCGACGAAAAGCGCATGGCCTGGGCGATGGGCGACATCATCGAGAATCGCCCGCCGCTCTCCCGCTGGCACAAGGAGTACGGCGAGGCGTTCAAGGCTTCCCTCGACAAGGACTGA
- a CDS encoding phosphopantothenoylcysteine decarboxylase: MLGSGPFDIRAARGAALSASRSVLLIIGGGIAAYKVLEVIRRLKDRGIASRCILTKAGEQFVTPLTVSSLAGERCFTDLFSLTDEADIGHIQLSRSTDLLVVAPATADLIAKMANGLADDLASTALLATDKRILIAPAMNPRMWQHPATRRNMAQLEKDGVLVVGPNVGAMAERGESGPGRMAEPPELLAAIEAALAGEKPAATRAIGFLGRLPGGEHTKSGPLAGRHVLITSGPTHEAIDPVRYIANRSSGKQGHAIAAAAAAAGARVTLVSGPVNLPDPDGVETVHVESAREMLAAVETALPADIAIFAAAVADWRVADTAPEKMKKDGKALPPLALVENPDILATVAHRRSGRPPLVVGFAAETQNVVDYAKTKLAKKGCDLIVANDVGGTGVMGGDANTVHLVTAANVETWPTLPKDEVASRLIAHIAALLPAGRAG; this comes from the coding sequence ATGCTAGGAAGCGGACCGTTCGACATTCGCGCTGCCCGAGGAGCCGCCTTGTCCGCTTCCCGCTCCGTTCTCCTGATCATCGGCGGCGGCATCGCTGCCTACAAGGTGCTCGAAGTCATCCGCCGGTTGAAGGATCGCGGCATCGCCTCGCGCTGTATCCTGACCAAGGCGGGCGAGCAGTTCGTCACGCCGCTCACCGTCTCCTCGCTCGCCGGCGAACGCTGCTTCACCGATCTGTTCTCGCTGACGGACGAGGCCGATATCGGCCATATCCAGCTCTCGCGCTCGACCGATCTCCTCGTCGTCGCGCCGGCGACCGCCGATCTCATCGCCAAGATGGCGAACGGCCTCGCCGACGACCTCGCCTCGACCGCCCTGCTCGCCACCGACAAGCGCATCCTGATCGCGCCGGCGATGAATCCGCGGATGTGGCAGCACCCGGCGACGCGCCGGAACATGGCACAGCTCGAGAAGGACGGTGTCCTCGTCGTCGGCCCGAATGTCGGGGCGATGGCCGAGCGCGGCGAGAGCGGGCCGGGCCGCATGGCCGAACCGCCCGAGCTTCTCGCCGCGATCGAGGCCGCACTCGCCGGTGAAAAGCCCGCGGCCACCCGCGCCATCGGCTTTCTCGGCCGGCTGCCGGGCGGGGAGCACACCAAGTCCGGCCCGCTCGCCGGCCGGCATGTGCTGATCACCTCGGGACCGACGCATGAGGCCATCGACCCCGTGCGCTACATCGCCAACCGCTCCTCCGGGAAGCAGGGTCACGCCATCGCGGCCGCTGCGGCTGCGGCGGGCGCGCGAGTCACGCTGGTCAGCGGCCCGGTGAACCTGCCCGATCCCGACGGTGTCGAGACGGTCCATGTCGAATCCGCCCGCGAGATGCTGGCCGCCGTCGAAACCGCCCTGCCGGCCGATATCGCGATCTTCGCTGCCGCGGTCGCCGACTGGCGCGTCGCCGATACTGCTCCCGAGAAGATGAAGAAGGACGGCAAGGCTCTGCCGCCGCTGGCCCTGGTCGAGAACCCCGACATCCTTGCCACCGTCGCGCATCGCAGGAGCGGGCGCCCGCCATTGGTCGTCGGCTTTGCCGCCGAGACGCAGAACGTCGTCGACTACGCCAAAACCAAGCTCGCGAAGAAGGGTTGCGACCTGATCGTCGCCAATGACGTCGGCGGCACCGGCGTGATGGGCGGCGACGCCAATACGGTCCATCTCGTCACGGCCGCAAATGTCGAGACCTGGCCGACGCTGCCGAAGGACGAGGTCGCGAGCCGGCTGATCGCCCATATCGCAGCGCTTCTTCCGGCCGGCCGGGCGGGCTGA